A genomic window from Halorubrum lacusprofundi ATCC 49239 includes:
- a CDS encoding DUF7554 family protein: MDGTDVDRADVDVDDLLKIILVLAIAWLLLEIFGAVLDLTFALLDALPMLIVVAIVVLIALRLTDRI; the protein is encoded by the coding sequence ATGGACGGAACAGACGTGGACCGCGCCGATGTCGATGTCGACGACCTCCTGAAGATAATTCTCGTGCTCGCGATCGCGTGGCTTCTTCTGGAGATATTCGGGGCGGTACTCGATCTCACGTTCGCGCTCTTGGACGCTCTCCCGATGCTGATCGTCGTCGCGATCGTCGTGCTGATCGCCTTACGGCTCACCGATCGGATCTGA
- a CDS encoding magnesium transporter, with the protein MIPLLAALSVLQLVSGTVLQTYEETLVRNPALLVLVPVQIGTAGNLASITCSRLTTQLYLGTYELDPSNPDLRANVGAVFALAGTVFGAVGVAAWGIGVALGGTLGLGRVLLVSLVSGMLLAVLVVVASVTAVELSYRIGLNPDDTTIPVVTNLCDVAGVLILFAVVSVVV; encoded by the coding sequence ATGATCCCGTTGTTGGCCGCGCTGTCGGTGCTCCAGCTCGTCTCCGGGACTGTCCTTCAAACGTACGAGGAGACGCTCGTGCGGAACCCCGCGCTCCTCGTGTTGGTCCCGGTCCAGATCGGGACGGCGGGGAACCTCGCGTCGATCACTTGCTCGCGGCTCACTACCCAGCTTTACCTCGGTACGTACGAGCTGGACCCGTCGAATCCGGATCTCCGCGCGAACGTCGGCGCCGTGTTCGCGCTCGCGGGGACCGTCTTCGGCGCGGTCGGCGTCGCCGCGTGGGGGATCGGCGTCGCGCTCGGTGGGACCCTCGGACTCGGCCGCGTGCTGCTCGTCTCGCTCGTGTCGGGGATGCTGCTCGCCGTCCTCGTGGTCGTCGCCAGTGTCACCGCGGTTGAACTCTCGTACCGCATCGGGCTCAACCCCGACGACACGACAATCCCCGTCGTCACCAACCTCTGTGACGTCGCCGGCGTGCTCATCCTCTTCGCGGTCGTCTCGGTGGTCGTGTGA
- a CDS encoding membrane protein: MKRPRGLRRPNFRIADSAQQAVGGFLLAGPFVVTEEVWVLAAGMNVGQGALTAGLVALIGYAALYRADTDRDPDVEKEIAGIPARFVSLMIVAFGSVTLLALLFDAPGTFLIEEGVVGVELWTTTFKAISVGAVFSVVGAATADSVF, from the coding sequence ATGAAACGACCGCGGGGCCTCCGTCGCCCAAACTTTCGGATCGCGGACTCCGCGCAGCAGGCGGTCGGGGGGTTCCTCCTCGCTGGCCCGTTCGTCGTCACCGAGGAGGTGTGGGTGCTGGCCGCGGGCATGAACGTGGGGCAGGGCGCGCTGACCGCCGGGCTCGTCGCGCTGATCGGGTACGCCGCGCTCTACCGCGCCGACACCGACCGCGACCCCGATGTCGAAAAGGAGATCGCGGGGATCCCCGCCCGGTTCGTCTCGCTGATGATCGTCGCGTTCGGCTCCGTGACCCTCCTCGCGCTGCTGTTCGACGCGCCCGGGACCTTCCTCATCGAGGAGGGCGTGGTCGGCGTCGAGCTGTGGACGACGACATTTAAGGCAATCTCCGTCGGGGCGGTGTTCAGCGTGGTCGGCGCCGCGACCGCCGACAGCGTGTTCTGA
- a CDS encoding lycopene cyclase domain-containing protein, whose product MLPTLTYLQFHLVFSLPVIAALWYVAPRYGAVRQRRATIAIAILVAIAYTYTTPWISYMIRRGAWSYADGAVLVRALSIPLGEYLFFTVQTVVTAFALHRIGFDPTFREGDFDRGPRIAGVVAGVAMILGGLWLVTIGPSYLYLGGLIAWVGPVVAIQWAVGGGYLIRTPRTWIAATLIPAAYFWIADRIAIEMRTWQLSPDLTTGVAVLGLPIEELLFFVSAGVMTVNGLVLFEWVLDWNDRRERPTESLADALEPEPEPESAEPVDD is encoded by the coding sequence ATGCTGCCGACGCTGACGTATCTGCAGTTCCACCTCGTCTTCAGTCTCCCCGTGATCGCGGCCCTGTGGTACGTCGCGCCGCGGTACGGGGCCGTCCGCCAGCGGCGCGCGACGATCGCGATCGCGATTCTCGTCGCCATCGCGTACACCTACACGACGCCGTGGATCAGCTACATGATCCGTCGGGGCGCGTGGTCCTACGCGGACGGCGCGGTACTCGTCCGGGCGCTGTCGATCCCCCTTGGCGAGTACCTCTTCTTCACCGTCCAGACCGTCGTTACCGCGTTCGCGCTCCACCGGATCGGGTTCGACCCGACGTTTCGGGAGGGCGACTTCGACCGAGGGCCCCGGATCGCCGGCGTCGTCGCCGGCGTCGCGATGATCCTCGGTGGACTCTGGCTGGTGACGATCGGCCCGTCGTACCTCTACCTCGGCGGACTGATCGCGTGGGTCGGCCCCGTCGTCGCGATCCAGTGGGCGGTCGGCGGCGGCTACCTGATCCGGACGCCGCGGACCTGGATCGCCGCGACGCTGATCCCGGCCGCGTACTTCTGGATCGCGGACCGGATCGCGATCGAGATGAGGACGTGGCAGCTCTCTCCCGACCTCACGACCGGCGTGGCCGTTCTCGGACTTCCGATCGAGGAGCTGCTCTTCTTCGTCTCGGCCGGCGTGATGACCGTGAACGGACTCGTGCTGTTCGAGTGGGTGCTCGACTGGAACGATCGCCGCGAGCGACCGACCGAGTCGCTGGCGGACGCGCTCGAACCGGAACCAGAACCGGAGTCGGCCGAACCCGTCGATGACTGA
- a CDS encoding magnesium transporter: MPGHDTARDVYRQALPVILVSLVAGLFSGTILGSETMRAGISEVPGLLLLLPAFLATRGGVYGSLGARLSTGLHQGLIEPRFRLDRRLTNAILASFINGMTVSVFIAVITFLWLRLFGNAGNLLELVGIMVVSGFLSAVLMISVLIAVIFVGYRRGLDPDNVIGPVVTTLGDVFGVFFLLVGIYVVGTVV; the protein is encoded by the coding sequence ATGCCCGGCCACGACACCGCCCGCGACGTCTACCGGCAGGCACTCCCGGTGATCCTCGTCAGTCTCGTCGCGGGGCTGTTCTCCGGCACGATCCTCGGATCGGAGACGATGCGGGCCGGGATTTCGGAGGTTCCGGGGCTCCTCCTGCTGCTCCCGGCGTTCCTCGCTACCCGCGGGGGCGTCTATGGCTCGCTTGGCGCACGCCTCTCGACCGGGCTCCACCAAGGGCTCATCGAGCCGCGATTCCGCCTCGACCGCCGGCTCACAAACGCGATCCTCGCCTCCTTCATCAACGGGATGACCGTCTCCGTCTTCATCGCCGTGATCACGTTCCTCTGGCTGCGGCTCTTCGGAAACGCCGGGAACCTCCTCGAACTGGTCGGGATCATGGTCGTTTCCGGCTTCCTCTCGGCGGTGCTCATGATCTCGGTGCTGATCGCCGTCATCTTCGTGGGCTACCGGCGAGGACTTGATCCTGACAACGTCATCGGCCCCGTCGTCACCACCCTCGGCGACGTGTTCGGGGTCTTCTTCCTCCTCGTCGGGATCTACGTCGTGGGGACGGTAGTATGA
- a CDS encoding YkgJ family cysteine cluster protein produces the protein MELRCEDCAGCCVDWRPLAPDAAGSDRTGRRPPLDDAYDLVPLTRDEIAGFVDDGLGDVLVPRLFEPAEGDSAVRIDGVDIAAAGDRPVFAIGLRKPPKPVAPIGTDEHRWLDACVFLDPTTLQCRIHGDERYPRTCSTYPAHNLELDAETECERVETAGGGDRLLDDAVPDDTPPLPFGPHAAGATVFAHPDPNDLDGVIDRIRGERLTPDDRARFVGAAVGSSPGSLSVDRDRMAEARSLARDADSWAGRAIRSWSERATGDGDPVALDAAARERLVHELEDDAGAPETSGWD, from the coding sequence ATGGAACTCCGCTGCGAGGATTGCGCCGGCTGCTGCGTCGACTGGCGGCCGCTCGCGCCGGACGCCGCCGGCTCCGACCGCACCGGTCGTCGCCCACCCCTCGACGACGCCTACGACCTCGTGCCGCTCACGCGCGACGAGATCGCCGGGTTCGTCGACGACGGCCTCGGTGACGTGTTGGTCCCTCGGCTGTTCGAGCCTGCCGAGGGCGACAGCGCGGTCCGGATCGACGGCGTCGACATCGCCGCCGCCGGCGACCGCCCCGTCTTCGCGATCGGCCTGCGGAAACCCCCCAAACCGGTCGCGCCGATCGGCACCGACGAGCATCGCTGGCTCGACGCCTGCGTCTTCCTCGACCCGACCACGCTCCAGTGCCGGATTCACGGCGACGAGCGCTACCCGCGAACCTGCTCGACGTATCCAGCTCACAACCTCGAACTGGACGCCGAGACCGAGTGCGAGCGCGTCGAGACCGCCGGCGGTGGCGACCGCCTCCTCGACGACGCGGTCCCCGACGACACCCCGCCGCTCCCGTTCGGCCCCCACGCGGCCGGCGCGACCGTCTTTGCGCACCCCGACCCCAACGATCTCGACGGCGTGATCGACCGGATCCGCGGGGAGCGGCTCACCCCCGACGACCGCGCTCGGTTCGTCGGGGCTGCGGTCGGCTCAAGCCCCGGATCGCTCTCCGTCGACCGCGACCGAATGGCCGAGGCCCGTTCCCTCGCCCGTGACGCCGACTCGTGGGCCGGGCGGGCGATCCGGTCGTGGAGCGAGCGAGCCACTGGCGACGGCGACCCGGTCGCGCTCGATGCGGCGGCGCGCGAGCGACTGGTCCACGAGCTAGAGGACGACGCCGGCGCGCCCGAGACGTCGGGATGGGACTGA
- a CDS encoding GNAT family N-acetyltransferase produces MDEIAIRDPQPGDADELEALITAHFSEGSTYGVDLGPDDPTYHVLVAVEAEGDGDADAEPDDDDLILGVMALREFEDSTAVADEMYFFDDPDLIPAAERYGHLEMGYVRDGATGRGIGSRLLERLHEIGVDAGVDLFLADSWYHGGDDSPEKLFDRHGYETIHREPIDRPASECPKCETECTCEAALAVRRVEGDKP; encoded by the coding sequence ATGGACGAGATCGCGATTCGCGACCCGCAACCGGGCGACGCCGACGAGCTGGAGGCGCTGATCACCGCGCACTTCAGCGAGGGAAGCACCTACGGCGTCGACCTCGGGCCCGACGACCCGACGTACCACGTGCTGGTCGCGGTGGAGGCCGAGGGCGACGGCGACGCGGACGCCGAGCCCGACGATGACGACTTGATCCTCGGTGTGATGGCGCTCCGGGAGTTCGAGGACTCGACCGCTGTCGCCGACGAGATGTACTTCTTCGACGACCCGGATCTGATCCCCGCCGCGGAGCGGTACGGACACCTCGAAATGGGCTATGTCCGGGACGGGGCCACGGGGCGCGGGATCGGGAGCCGGCTCCTCGAACGGCTCCATGAGATCGGAGTAGACGCCGGCGTGGACCTGTTCCTCGCGGACTCGTGGTACCACGGCGGCGACGACTCGCCGGAGAAGCTGTTCGACCGCCACGGGTACGAGACGATCCACCGGGAGCCGATCGACCGGCCGGCGTCGGAGTGCCCCAAGTGCGAGACCGAGTGCACCTGCGAGGCCGCGCTCGCCGTGCGGCGGGTCGAGGGGGACAAGCCGTGA
- a CDS encoding methyl-accepting chemotaxis protein, giving the protein MTGLRGLLRRAFGRDRNSRSVPDGGVVVSDSADAGLSGDAPGDAAETETGTATSEGEEYTIAEAEGVDRAETLAAAGFEQVFNATGVPTFILDSEGNVAEWNESIASLTGNEREDAVGHAHVSELFYPDGRRADTLADKVLDAPETADEVYGVERCDSAQTRYRDTSAMVDRHGDEKHIEFTAAPLYEGDDLVGVTEVVIDRTENINQRNATEALVAEVRETAEAIGEGDLDARAARREECEILDEELLSVIGVVNQMAENLQDLSEGVHEQAREIDRTVQKASTAAANIAENVDEQNELLEESVSEMQSFSAGMEEVAATADQVDSAAVAASEAADEGLDASEDAREATEDVVDIGDELVESVGALSERMDDIEEVIEVISDVAEQTNLLALNANIEAARAGEGGDGFAVVAEEVKKLADETRGYTEEITESLAELQAQSDETSTAVERSHERIEDAGTEIETVLDSLEEIADAVDEAAAGVAEVARTTDDQAATVEELTSSLEAVRERSDRTEDATERIVDATDDQEVAVDELITRVERLDARQERKREREQPQ; this is encoded by the coding sequence ATGACGGGACTTCGAGGGCTGCTCCGACGCGCGTTCGGTCGGGACCGGAACTCGCGATCGGTCCCGGACGGCGGGGTCGTCGTGAGTGACTCCGCCGATGCGGGATTGTCGGGTGACGCCCCCGGCGACGCGGCCGAGACGGAGACGGGCACAGCCACGAGCGAGGGCGAGGAGTACACCATTGCGGAGGCGGAGGGCGTCGATCGCGCCGAGACCCTCGCCGCCGCGGGCTTCGAGCAGGTGTTCAACGCCACCGGCGTCCCGACGTTCATCCTCGATAGCGAGGGGAACGTCGCCGAGTGGAACGAGTCCATCGCGTCGCTCACCGGGAACGAGCGTGAGGACGCGGTCGGCCACGCCCACGTCTCGGAGCTGTTCTACCCCGACGGGCGGCGGGCCGACACCCTCGCCGACAAGGTGCTCGACGCGCCGGAGACCGCCGACGAGGTGTACGGCGTCGAGCGCTGCGACTCGGCGCAGACCCGCTACCGCGACACCAGCGCGATGGTCGACCGCCACGGCGACGAAAAGCACATCGAGTTCACGGCGGCGCCGCTGTACGAAGGCGACGACCTCGTCGGCGTGACGGAGGTCGTCATCGACCGGACGGAGAACATCAACCAGCGCAACGCGACCGAGGCGCTCGTCGCCGAGGTCCGCGAGACGGCGGAGGCGATCGGCGAGGGAGACCTCGACGCACGCGCGGCCCGTCGCGAGGAGTGCGAGATCCTCGACGAGGAGCTGTTGAGCGTCATCGGCGTCGTCAACCAGATGGCGGAGAACCTCCAGGACCTCTCTGAGGGCGTTCACGAGCAGGCCCGCGAGATCGACCGAACGGTCCAGAAGGCCAGCACCGCGGCCGCGAACATCGCGGAGAACGTCGACGAGCAGAACGAACTCCTCGAAGAGAGCGTCTCCGAGATGCAGTCCTTCTCGGCCGGAATGGAGGAGGTCGCCGCGACCGCCGATCAGGTCGACTCGGCCGCGGTCGCCGCCAGCGAAGCGGCAGACGAGGGGCTCGACGCCAGCGAGGACGCCCGCGAGGCGACCGAGGACGTGGTCGATATCGGCGACGAACTCGTCGAGAGCGTCGGCGCGCTCTCCGAACGCATGGACGACATCGAGGAGGTCATCGAGGTCATCTCCGACGTGGCCGAGCAGACGAACCTGCTCGCGCTCAACGCGAACATCGAGGCCGCCCGCGCCGGCGAGGGCGGGGACGGCTTCGCGGTCGTCGCCGAGGAGGTGAAGAAGCTCGCCGACGAGACCCGCGGCTACACCGAGGAGATCACGGAGAGCCTCGCGGAGCTGCAGGCGCAGTCGGACGAGACGAGCACCGCCGTCGAGCGCTCGCACGAGCGGATCGAGGACGCCGGCACCGAGATCGAGACGGTACTCGACTCGCTCGAAGAGATCGCGGACGCGGTCGACGAGGCCGCCGCCGGCGTCGCCGAGGTCGCCCGAACCACCGACGACCAGGCCGCCACCGTGGAGGAGCTCACCTCGTCGCTGGAGGCGGTCCGAGAGCGCTCTGATCGTACCGAGGACGCGACCGAGCGCATCGTCGACGCCACCGACGACCAGGAAGTCGCCGTCGACGAACTGATCACCCGCGTCGAGCGGCTGGACGCGAGACAGGAGCGGAAGCGGGAGCGAGAGCAGCCGCAGTAG
- a CDS encoding cytochrome P450, which translates to MSATPPGPIGDPVFGNGRQYADDPFSFMRACADSYGDVVRFDLGPRETYMLTNPADVERVLVADAERYRKPDFGDDAIDTLLGNGLLMSEGETWERQRRLASPSFHSRRIGALAGTMVEHTESQLADWADGEVVDVQLEVARLTVKIIVSAMFGADITDEEVKTVQEKLEPLGARFEPDPRRFLIPNWMPTRENREFDAAIGTLESVIDGIVDRRRGTEYDPSVDPAGPGGVAVRGPVGDGPDGDGAGDLPMDLLSVLLRARDRGEQTDENLRDELVTMLLAGHDTTALALTYTFYLLSNHPEARERVAREAAAATADGPPTAADAREMKFTERVLNESLRLYPPVYTLFREPKLDVKLGGYRIPEGSALMLSQWAIHRSPRWYDDPETFDPSRWEPERQSKRPRFAFFPFGGGPRHCIGKAFSLLEAKLILAEVCSRYDLDYEGPDLSLRGSLTMHPDHPVPMRIRER; encoded by the coding sequence ATGTCCGCCACGCCGCCCGGACCCATTGGTGACCCCGTCTTCGGCAACGGTCGCCAGTACGCCGACGACCCGTTCTCGTTCATGCGTGCCTGCGCAGACAGCTACGGCGACGTCGTTCGCTTCGACCTCGGCCCGCGCGAGACGTACATGCTCACGAACCCGGCCGACGTCGAGCGCGTGCTCGTCGCCGACGCCGAGCGGTATCGCAAACCGGACTTCGGCGACGACGCCATCGACACCCTGCTCGGGAACGGCCTCCTCATGAGCGAGGGGGAGACGTGGGAGCGCCAGCGCAGGCTCGCGAGCCCCTCGTTCCACAGCCGCCGGATCGGGGCGCTCGCGGGGACGATGGTCGAGCACACCGAGTCGCAGCTCGCGGACTGGGCCGACGGCGAGGTCGTCGACGTGCAGCTGGAGGTCGCCCGCCTCACCGTCAAGATCATCGTCTCGGCGATGTTCGGCGCCGACATCACCGACGAGGAGGTGAAGACGGTTCAAGAGAAGCTGGAGCCGCTCGGCGCCCGGTTCGAGCCGGACCCGCGCCGCTTCCTGATCCCGAACTGGATGCCGACCCGCGAGAACCGCGAGTTCGACGCCGCGATCGGCACCCTCGAATCCGTGATCGACGGGATCGTCGACCGGCGTCGCGGGACTGAGTACGACCCCAGCGTCGACCCGGCCGGTCCCGGGGGCGTCGCGGTGCGAGGCCCCGTGGGGGATGGTCCCGACGGGGACGGTGCGGGCGACCTGCCGATGGACCTCCTCTCGGTCCTGCTGCGCGCCCGCGACCGCGGCGAGCAGACCGACGAGAACCTCCGCGACGAGCTGGTGACGATGCTCTTGGCGGGTCACGACACGACCGCACTGGCGCTCACGTACACCTTCTACCTGCTCTCGAACCACCCCGAGGCCCGCGAGCGCGTGGCACGGGAGGCCGCGGCGGCGACCGCCGACGGCCCGCCGACCGCCGCCGACGCCCGCGAGATGAAGTTCACCGAGCGCGTCCTCAACGAATCACTGCGATTGTACCCGCCCGTCTACACCCTCTTCCGCGAGCCGAAGCTCGACGTGAAACTGGGGGGGTACCGGATCCCCGAGGGCTCCGCGCTCATGCTCTCACAGTGGGCTATCCACCGCTCGCCGCGGTGGTACGACGACCCGGAGACGTTCGATCCGAGCCGCTGGGAACCAGAACGCCAGAGCAAGCGCCCGCGATTCGCCTTCTTCCCGTTCGGCGGCGGGCCGCGCCACTGCATCGGGAAGGCGTTCTCGCTGCTGGAGGCGAAGCTGATCCTCGCCGAGGTCTGCTCGCGGTACGACCTCGACTACGAGGGCCCCGACCTCTCGCTGCGCGGGTCGCTGACGATGCATCCCGACCACCCGGTGCCGATGCGCATTCGCGAGCGGTGA
- a CDS encoding Brp/Blh family beta-carotene 15,15'-dioxygenase, giving the protein MTETATRSAAHRGTTAVEGDDRARSAVDRWFALYPALALAALLPVGAVTPLFPVELGVAVFALGTLAVGMVHGAVDHLIPMRAAPNVSVRRSIAVVSVAYAVLGGAVVAAFFVAPVAAFIGFIALTWLHWGQGDVAALGLAGVEHLPTSAERWLSLVVRGGLPMGVPLLAHPEEYRLVAEWVVRLFVVDGRTATAAVDPLFVPETRAAVGAFMIVATALSVGVGYRRVRAGASRRGWLRDAGEVAVLWAWFLLAAPVFAIGVYFALWHALRHVGRLVLVDPDAAAALGEGDARRALARFARDAAPLTLGGFVVVGAVAIAAPAGVASPGDLLATSLVGIAALTLPHVVVTAWLDRRQRVWRPGTGG; this is encoded by the coding sequence ATGACTGAGACGGCGACGCGCTCGGCGGCGCACCGCGGAACGACGGCGGTCGAAGGCGACGACCGCGCCCGATCGGCGGTCGACCGGTGGTTCGCGCTGTATCCGGCGCTAGCGCTCGCCGCGCTGCTGCCGGTCGGCGCCGTGACCCCTCTGTTTCCGGTCGAACTCGGCGTCGCGGTGTTCGCACTCGGCACGCTCGCGGTCGGCATGGTTCACGGCGCCGTCGACCACCTCATTCCGATGCGGGCGGCACCGAATGTGTCGGTCCGGCGGTCTATCGCGGTCGTCTCGGTCGCCTACGCGGTCCTCGGCGGGGCGGTCGTCGCGGCGTTCTTCGTCGCACCGGTCGCCGCGTTCATCGGGTTCATCGCCCTCACGTGGCTCCACTGGGGGCAAGGGGACGTGGCCGCGCTCGGGCTCGCGGGCGTCGAGCACCTTCCGACCTCGGCGGAGCGCTGGCTGAGCCTCGTCGTCCGCGGCGGGCTCCCGATGGGCGTCCCTCTCCTCGCCCATCCGGAGGAATACCGACTGGTCGCGGAGTGGGTCGTGAGACTGTTCGTCGTCGACGGGAGGACCGCGACCGCCGCGGTCGACCCCCTCTTCGTCCCGGAAACGCGGGCGGCCGTCGGCGCGTTCATGATCGTCGCGACGGCGCTGTCGGTCGGGGTGGGGTACCGGCGAGTCCGCGCCGGCGCCTCCCGGCGCGGCTGGCTCCGCGACGCCGGCGAGGTCGCGGTGTTGTGGGCGTGGTTCCTGCTCGCCGCGCCCGTGTTCGCGATCGGGGTGTACTTCGCGCTCTGGCACGCGCTCCGACACGTCGGTCGGCTGGTCCTCGTCGATCCGGACGCGGCGGCCGCGCTCGGGGAGGGCGACGCCCGGCGGGCGCTCGCCCGGTTCGCCCGCGACGCAGCCCCGCTCACGCTCGGGGGGTTCGTCGTGGTTGGCGCGGTCGCGATCGCGGCTCCCGCCGGCGTCGCCTCGCCGGGCGACCTGCTCGCGACGTCGCTCGTCGGTATCGCGGCGCTGACCCTCCCGCACGTCGTGGTCACCGCGTGGCTCGACCGACGGCAGCGGGTCTGGCGACCGGGGACTGGTGGATAA
- the serB gene encoding phosphoserine phosphatase SerB, whose amino-acid sequence MSLIAFDFDGTLSDSEMTVLLAKRAGVADEVAEITERAMNDELSYAESLYQRAELLGGLDEDEVAAAFDEVALRPDAGELIERLQAEGHHVAVLTGGFERGVERALAKEGVEADTIVANRLPTAGGTLTGDAEGPLIEGTKDDALAELADDLGIPMAETVAVGDGANDLPMLEVAGLAIGFAPKDAVRPVCDDVVDSMFRLGKVLEGYDILPAE is encoded by the coding sequence ATGAGTCTCATCGCGTTCGACTTCGACGGCACGCTCTCCGACTCCGAGATGACGGTCCTGCTCGCGAAGCGCGCGGGCGTCGCCGACGAGGTGGCCGAGATCACGGAGCGAGCGATGAACGACGAGCTCAGCTACGCCGAGAGCCTGTATCAGCGCGCGGAACTGCTCGGCGGGCTCGACGAGGACGAGGTCGCGGCTGCGTTCGACGAGGTGGCGCTCCGGCCGGACGCCGGGGAGCTGATCGAGCGCCTACAGGCCGAAGGGCACCACGTCGCCGTGCTGACGGGCGGGTTCGAGCGCGGGGTGGAGCGCGCGCTCGCGAAGGAGGGCGTCGAGGCCGACACGATCGTCGCCAACCGCCTCCCGACGGCCGGCGGGACGCTCACGGGCGACGCCGAGGGGCCGCTCATCGAGGGGACGAAAGATGACGCGCTGGCCGAACTCGCCGACGACCTCGGCATCCCGATGGCCGAAACGGTCGCGGTCGGCGACGGCGCGAACGACCTCCCGATGCTGGAGGTCGCGGGACTCGCGATCGGGTTCGCCCCCAAGGACGCGGTCCGGCCCGTCTGCGACGACGTCGTCGACTCGATGTTCCGGCTCGGGAAGGTGCTGGAGGGGTACGACATTCTCCCCGCGGAGTAG
- a CDS encoding 2'-5' RNA ligase family protein: protein MFSLNVPLAPAVDRLAADLQSKLSGFDRVRDRHTLVCKRFGVDDVPDRVASDDRAGGGAPAGGPSPPKPDALDALREDLHPLLAGTDPFPVAVIGIDIFDAPASGSAPVLYLVIESDALVRVHRRLCAAYGAIAGIEGDDFVPHITVARGGNPEPGVVADLVGAEFEPIRWRVHALDLYDPEFREVAATIDL, encoded by the coding sequence ATGTTTAGCCTGAACGTCCCGCTCGCACCCGCCGTCGACCGGCTCGCGGCGGATCTCCAGTCGAAACTGTCGGGGTTCGATCGGGTGCGCGACCGACACACGCTCGTCTGCAAGCGGTTCGGCGTCGATGACGTGCCCGACCGCGTCGCGAGTGACGACCGCGCCGGGGGCGGTGCTCCGGCCGGCGGCCCGTCACCCCCCAAGCCCGACGCACTCGACGCCCTACGCGAGGACCTCCACCCGCTGCTCGCGGGGACCGACCCCTTCCCGGTCGCCGTGATCGGGATCGACATCTTCGACGCGCCCGCGTCGGGGTCGGCTCCGGTGCTGTATCTGGTCATCGAGAGCGACGCGCTCGTCCGAGTCCACCGGCGGCTCTGCGCCGCCTACGGCGCGATCGCGGGGATCGAGGGTGACGACTTCGTTCCGCACATTACCGTGGCGCGTGGTGGCAACCCCGAGCCGGGCGTCGTCGCCGACCTCGTCGGCGCCGAGTTCGAGCCGATCCGGTGGCGCGTCCACGCGCTCGACCTGTACGATCCCGAGTTTCGGGAGGTCGCCGCGACGATCGACTTATAA
- a CDS encoding class I SAM-dependent methyltransferase: MSVREEFDEWAAAGKDRGMEDRHWHTAKHVLARMPVEAGDAVLDLGTGSGYALRALRERGIGRAYGLDGAPEMACNARSYTDDDAVGFLVGDFDALPFADDSLDHVFSMEAFYYAADPHHTLEEIRRVLKPGGTFYCAVNYFAESEQTHAWQENIAIDMTLWSRAEYREAFREAGLYVAEQDAIPDREIEIPDASAFPTDSWHSREAMVDRYRTWGTLLTVGVAP; encoded by the coding sequence ATGAGCGTTCGCGAGGAGTTCGACGAGTGGGCGGCGGCGGGGAAGGACCGCGGCATGGAGGACCGGCACTGGCACACCGCCAAACACGTCCTCGCGCGGATGCCGGTCGAGGCGGGCGACGCCGTCCTCGATCTGGGCACCGGCTCCGGCTACGCGCTCCGCGCGCTCCGCGAGCGGGGGATCGGTCGGGCGTACGGTCTCGACGGCGCACCCGAGATGGCGTGTAACGCCCGGAGCTACACCGACGACGACGCGGTCGGCTTCCTCGTCGGCGACTTCGACGCGCTCCCCTTCGCCGACGACTCGCTCGATCACGTCTTCTCGATGGAGGCGTTCTACTACGCGGCCGACCCGCACCACACGCTCGAAGAGATCCGGCGCGTGCTGAAGCCCGGCGGCACCTTCTACTGCGCGGTCAACTACTTCGCGGAGAGCGAGCAGACCCACGCGTGGCAGGAGAACATCGCGATCGACATGACGCTGTGGAGCCGGGCGGAGTACCGCGAGGCGTTCCGAGAGGCGGGGCTATACGTCGCCGAACAGGACGCGATCCCCGACCGCGAGATCGAGATTCCGGACGCCTCGGCGTTTCCGACCGACAGTTGGCACTCCCGCGAGGCGATGGTCGATCGGTACCGGACGTGGGGGACGCTGTTGACGGTCGGCGTCGCTCCCTGA